The Methanobacterium sp. Maddingley MBC34 genome contains the following window.
GATTTTAAGAGTTCATTGGAATTAAATGGAAAGGTGGGTTTGTCATGTCTATCAAAACCTCAATCAAGGAACATTTCACTAATAACCATCTAAATATAATGAATCATTTTGAAAATGCCTTTTTTTTAAAAAGTCATTGGGATTATGTTTTCCAGGATAATTCGGAGCTTGCACTTTCAAATCAGGCCCCTTTTGAAGGTGATTCGAACTTAAAAAGAGGTCTTGGTTTCAGGAAATTTAATTGGGGAGATCTGGATGAATGTGCCTGTATGTTTAAAAACGTTTTTTCTGCTGATCCCTGGTATGATGAATGGGTATCCCTGGATCAATCCAGAAATTATTTGAAGGAACTCATTGAAAACCCGGTTTTTGAAGGATTCGTAATGTGCGAGGACTCTAAAATCGTGGCAGCCTGTTTGGGGCACCGGAGATCATGGTGGATGGGGAAAGAGTTCTTTGTAGATGAATTCTTTGTTGAAAATGGAAGACAGGGGAATGGTATTGGAACTAAAACAGTAGATTTCCTGGTAAACGCCCTTCGAGAAGGAGGATACACTCGCCTAACTCTTTTAACCAATAAAAACATACCTGCTGAGACTTTTTATCTTAAAAATGGGTTTTACACTAATGAAAAAAGAATGGTTATGGTTAAAGAACTTTAACTCATAAGGCAACTATGGTATAATGGGTTAATGTTCTATTTTTGATATTTTCAGCAGATTTAGGGGTAATTAATAACTGTTTATCTGGGCATTGTCACTTTATTCGCGTCCAAAGAAAATTATTTTTTCACAATTTTTCGGTAGCATTCTTATTTAGGGGATCTCCTTAACATAACTTCATATATAATATGTATCATATTATATAATAAGTTATATATAACAAGTTATATATTATTTTCAAGTGGAGATTATCATGTCACTATCATATGCTATGCTGGGTATCTTATCTTACGGTCCCCGAACTGGATACAGCTTAAAAAAAGTCTTTGATAAATCTATATCTCAGGTATGGGTTGCCAGTTTAAGTCAAATTTACCGTGAGCTATCTATATTGGAAAAAAAAGGTTATGTTTTTTCTTCAATTCAAAAACAGGATGATAGGCCTAATAAAAGAATTTACACTATAACTGATGTAGGGGAACTTACATTCCATGAATGGTTAAGGGATTTCCCGGATAAACTTTCTTATCCCCTCAGGGATGGTTTTATGCTCAGAATATTTTTCGGCTCGAAACTGGAGAAAGAAGAATTAATACTACAATTTG
Protein-coding sequences here:
- a CDS encoding acetyltransferase, N-acetylglutamate synthase (PFAM: Acetyltransferase (GNAT) family), whose product is MSIKTSIKEHFTNNHLNIMNHFENAFFLKSHWDYVFQDNSELALSNQAPFEGDSNLKRGLGFRKFNWGDLDECACMFKNVFSADPWYDEWVSLDQSRNYLKELIENPVFEGFVMCEDSKIVAACLGHRRSWWMGKEFFVDEFFVENGRQGNGIGTKTVDFLVNALREGGYTRLTLLTNKNIPAETFYLKNGFYTNEKRMVMVKEL
- a CDS encoding putative transcriptional regulator (PFAM: Transcriptional regulator PadR-like family; Virulence activator alpha C-term), which codes for MSLSYAMLGILSYGPRTGYSLKKVFDKSISQVWVASLSQIYRELSILEKKGYVFSSIQKQDDRPNKRIYTITDVGELTFHEWLRDFPDKLSYPLRDGFMLRIFFGSKLEKEELILQFERFISQKKAYLKTLDELESTFNVCCNEFSSESPEKDQLFWNFTIKRGKMTLKTVIQWAEECVEQLGEYED